The Gemmata palustris genome includes a region encoding these proteins:
- a CDS encoding peptidylprolyl isomerase, whose amino-acid sequence MRKSIRGAAALVLGSALAASAVAQPPAPGAPPAGVPATPPVAPSVAPSVTPAAKAPEVRPTGNAATVNGKAIPEVAVYRALRQFPDAHKEMARKEIMAHLIENALIDEYLTLLKVTVDDKDVDKLIGDLKKELTDAKKDYVKELEAMMLTEAEFRSEVTAQMKWEKFVQQQGTDAALKQLFDSSPEVFDGTMVRARHILMTPGTDEAKQKDAAQKLRGIKQVVEQEAAKAVAALPPTADALAKEQARTNKTDELFSAYAKEYSTCPSKKDGGDLNFFPRAGAMVEPFAKAAFALKPYEMTDVVATEFGYHLILVTSRRQGAPKKFEDKGVKEDVQMLYAMRIRESVISMMKPKAQITITPK is encoded by the coding sequence ATGCGCAAGTCGATTCGCGGGGCCGCGGCCCTGGTTCTCGGTTCGGCCCTGGCCGCGTCGGCCGTTGCCCAACCGCCCGCGCCGGGGGCGCCGCCCGCCGGTGTACCCGCAACACCGCCCGTAGCGCCGAGCGTGGCGCCGTCCGTGACGCCCGCCGCCAAAGCGCCCGAGGTCCGGCCCACCGGCAACGCCGCGACCGTCAACGGGAAGGCCATTCCCGAGGTCGCCGTCTACCGCGCGCTGCGCCAGTTCCCGGACGCGCACAAGGAGATGGCCCGCAAAGAGATCATGGCCCACCTGATCGAGAACGCCCTCATCGACGAGTACCTCACGCTCCTCAAGGTGACGGTGGACGATAAAGACGTCGACAAGCTCATCGGCGACCTGAAGAAGGAGCTGACCGACGCGAAGAAGGACTACGTCAAGGAACTCGAAGCGATGATGCTCACCGAGGCCGAGTTTCGGTCCGAGGTGACGGCCCAGATGAAGTGGGAGAAGTTCGTCCAGCAGCAGGGGACCGACGCGGCCCTCAAGCAACTGTTCGACAGCAGCCCCGAGGTGTTCGACGGCACGATGGTCCGCGCCCGGCACATCCTCATGACGCCGGGCACCGACGAGGCCAAGCAAAAGGACGCGGCCCAGAAGCTGCGCGGCATCAAGCAGGTCGTGGAGCAGGAGGCGGCCAAGGCCGTCGCCGCGCTGCCCCCCACGGCGGACGCGCTCGCGAAGGAGCAGGCCCGGACCAACAAGACCGACGAACTGTTCTCGGCCTACGCGAAAGAGTACTCCACCTGCCCGTCCAAGAAGGACGGCGGCGACCTGAACTTCTTCCCCCGCGCCGGGGCGATGGTCGAGCCGTTCGCGAAGGCCGCGTTCGCGCTCAAGCCGTATGAGATGACCGACGTGGTCGCCACCGAGTTCGGCTACCACCTGATCCTCGTGACCTCGCGGCGCCAGGGCGCGCCCAAGAAGTTCGAGGACAAGGGCGTGAAGGAAGACGTGCAGATGCTCTACGCGATGCGGATTCGCGAATCGGTCATTTCGATGATGAAGCCCAAGGCGCAGATCACCATCACGCCGAAGTGA
- the ftsY gene encoding signal recognition particle-docking protein FtsY has translation MLGRLFKGIKAGLTKTKGVFGGVFDLLRGKGRVDQAFLDELEKRLYLADVGTQATLLIVDRVRQAFRDKEITGEVEVFVKAQLRELLTATAPGINYQASGPTVVMIAGVNGAGKTTSIAKLANRLHADGKKVLLAACDTFRAAAVEQLTVWAGRIGCEIVKQGQNADPSAVAHDACEKAKARGFDVLIVDTAGRLHTQTHLMKELEKIHRIVTRQIPGAPHEVLLVLDATTGQNALTQAEQFSKSVKCTGIILSKLDGTAKGGSVFAIKQKLGMPVKFVGVGEQIDDMEPFDPDAFVNALFEKE, from the coding sequence ATGTTGGGGCGGCTGTTCAAGGGCATCAAGGCGGGGCTGACAAAGACCAAGGGCGTCTTCGGTGGCGTGTTCGACCTGCTCCGCGGGAAGGGGCGCGTCGATCAGGCGTTCCTGGACGAACTCGAGAAGCGCCTGTACCTCGCGGACGTGGGGACACAGGCCACGCTCCTGATTGTGGACCGCGTGCGGCAAGCGTTCCGCGACAAAGAAATCACCGGCGAAGTCGAAGTGTTCGTGAAGGCCCAGCTCCGCGAGCTGCTCACGGCCACCGCCCCGGGCATCAACTACCAGGCCAGCGGCCCCACCGTGGTCATGATCGCGGGGGTGAACGGGGCCGGTAAAACCACGTCCATCGCGAAACTCGCGAACCGGCTCCACGCGGACGGCAAGAAGGTGCTGCTCGCGGCGTGCGACACGTTCCGCGCCGCGGCGGTCGAACAACTGACCGTGTGGGCCGGGCGGATCGGCTGCGAGATCGTCAAACAGGGCCAGAACGCGGACCCGTCCGCGGTGGCACACGACGCCTGCGAGAAGGCCAAGGCGCGGGGGTTCGATGTCCTGATTGTGGACACCGCGGGCCGGCTCCACACGCAGACGCACCTGATGAAAGAGCTGGAAAAGATTCACCGCATCGTGACGCGACAAATCCCCGGTGCGCCTCACGAAGTGCTGCTGGTGCTGGACGCGACGACCGGGCAGAACGCGCTCACGCAGGCCGAACAGTTCTCGAAGTCGGTGAAGTGTACCGGCATCATCCTGTCGAAACTGGACGGCACCGCAAAGGGCGGCTCGGTGTTCGCGATCAAACAGAAACTCGGGATGCCGGTGAAGTTCGTGGGGGTCGGCGAGCAGATCGACGACATGGAGCCGTTCGACCCGGATGCGTTCGTCAACGCGCTGTTCGAGAAAGAGTAG
- a CDS encoding RluA family pseudouridine synthase, which translates to MSDELEDDLIPEPAPVASSVRFREPLDLLVMVKSEGMRLDQYVQLHLGADFSRSLVQRAIEAGGITVNGKPVTKPSYKVRKHERLHVSMPEPTHEIPVPEDIPLDILYQDEWLALVNKPSDMVVHPAKGNWSGTLVNALQWHFRAHLSTGAGHLRAGIVHRLDKDTSGVILVAKDDLTHRDLAMQFESRKVFKEYVAIAAGELERDSDYIEGALKMHPYDRLKMMVSTDPDAKHALSYYEVLERFRGFTLVKVQPRTGRTHQIRVHLLHVGCAVLADKIYGGRSQMKLSELAPGTPQTEDEVLIARQALHAFRLRFQHPRTGQWIEAEAPLPPDMRRVLDALRAHRAVR; encoded by the coding sequence ATGTCCGACGAACTCGAAGACGATCTCATCCCGGAACCGGCGCCCGTCGCGTCCAGTGTGCGGTTCCGCGAACCCCTCGACCTGCTCGTGATGGTCAAGTCCGAGGGGATGCGCCTCGACCAGTACGTTCAGCTCCACCTGGGCGCGGACTTCAGCCGGTCGCTGGTGCAGCGCGCGATCGAGGCCGGCGGCATCACGGTCAACGGCAAACCGGTCACGAAGCCCAGCTACAAGGTGCGGAAGCACGAGCGGCTGCACGTCTCGATGCCGGAACCGACGCACGAGATCCCGGTCCCCGAAGACATCCCGCTCGACATCCTGTACCAGGACGAGTGGCTCGCGCTCGTCAACAAGCCGTCCGACATGGTCGTTCACCCCGCGAAGGGGAACTGGTCCGGTACGCTCGTTAACGCGCTCCAGTGGCACTTCCGCGCGCACCTGAGCACCGGGGCCGGCCACCTGCGGGCGGGCATCGTCCACCGGCTCGACAAGGACACCAGCGGCGTCATCCTCGTCGCGAAGGACGACCTCACGCACCGCGACCTCGCGATGCAGTTCGAGTCGCGCAAGGTGTTCAAGGAGTACGTCGCGATCGCGGCCGGGGAACTCGAGCGCGATTCCGACTACATCGAGGGGGCGCTCAAGATGCACCCCTACGACCGCCTCAAGATGATGGTTTCGACCGACCCCGACGCGAAGCACGCCCTGAGCTACTACGAGGTGCTGGAACGCTTCCGCGGGTTCACGCTGGTCAAGGTACAACCGCGAACGGGCCGCACGCACCAGATCCGCGTTCACCTGCTGCACGTCGGGTGCGCCGTGCTCGCGGACAAGATTTACGGCGGGCGATCGCAAATGAAGTTGTCGGAACTGGCACCCGGCACTCCCCAGACCGAAGACGAAGTGTTAATCGCGCGCCAGGCGCTTCATGCGTTCCGGCTCCGATTCCAGCACCCGCGAACGGGTCAGTGGATCGAAGCGGAAGCCCCGCTCCCGCCCGACATGCGCCGCGTCTTGGACGCACTGCGGGCACACCGAGCCGTGAGGTGA
- a CDS encoding LptF/LptG family permease: MITAIDRMFLVTFFRSYAIVLVSLISLFVVIDLFTHLDDFVNKPGGFAASVRHITVYYGNRVPELFDLLGNFMTLIAGAFTVAWMQRNNELLPLLSAGVPTRRAVRPVLLGSALTLALAPLNQQFVIPEVADQLTMQRDDPDRAKAQVLMGAYDASGIHFEGFAGYKKDRRVDRMCVTFPENSPSGMLHLTAEEAVFIPKNGDDPLTGGWLLTRTAPESFEGKLPTNLTVLGTSRFFIKVQDADYDTVCRGGAWYVYASTTDLREMLIDPEPRRRGKMAVLFHTRVTRPFVGMLMVVFGLSVILWNPNRHVIISSGLCLLISGGLFLFVIACKYLGDQDVLPAALAAWLPVIVFGPPALVAFDSVHT, translated from the coding sequence GTGATTACCGCCATCGACCGCATGTTCCTGGTGACCTTCTTCCGGTCCTACGCGATCGTGCTGGTCAGCTTGATCTCGCTGTTCGTCGTGATCGACCTGTTCACGCACCTCGATGACTTCGTGAACAAGCCGGGCGGGTTCGCGGCGTCCGTGCGGCACATCACCGTTTATTACGGGAACCGCGTACCGGAACTGTTCGACCTGCTGGGCAACTTCATGACGCTGATCGCCGGCGCGTTCACCGTGGCCTGGATGCAGCGCAACAACGAACTGCTGCCGCTCCTGTCCGCGGGCGTGCCCACGCGCCGCGCGGTGCGCCCGGTGCTCCTCGGCTCGGCGCTCACGCTCGCGCTCGCGCCACTGAACCAGCAGTTCGTGATCCCCGAAGTGGCCGACCAGTTGACGATGCAGCGCGACGACCCGGACCGGGCGAAGGCGCAAGTGCTGATGGGCGCTTACGACGCCAGCGGCATTCACTTCGAGGGGTTCGCCGGGTACAAGAAGGACCGGCGCGTGGACCGGATGTGCGTCACGTTCCCGGAGAACTCGCCGAGCGGGATGCTGCACCTGACCGCCGAAGAAGCCGTCTTCATCCCGAAGAACGGTGACGACCCGCTCACCGGCGGGTGGCTCCTCACGCGCACGGCCCCCGAGTCGTTCGAGGGGAAACTGCCGACCAACCTCACGGTTCTGGGCACCAGTCGGTTCTTCATCAAAGTTCAGGACGCGGACTACGACACGGTGTGCCGCGGCGGGGCGTGGTACGTTTATGCGTCCACTACCGACCTCCGCGAAATGCTCATCGACCCGGAACCGCGGCGGCGCGGGAAAATGGCCGTGCTGTTCCACACCCGCGTGACGCGCCCGTTCGTCGGTATGCTGATGGTGGTGTTCGGGCTGTCGGTGATCCTGTGGAACCCGAACCGGCACGTCATCATCAGTTCGGGCCTGTGCCTTTTGATCTCCGGCGGGCTGTTCCTGTTCGTGATCGCGTGCAAGTATTTGGGCGACCAGGACGTGCTCCCCGCGGCGCTGGCCGCGTGGCTGCCCGTCATCGTCTTCGGCCCGCCCGCGCTCGTCGCGTTCGACTCGGTTCACACCTAA
- a CDS encoding tetratricopeptide repeat protein, whose amino-acid sequence MSTEQQPPATQPLAKTEPKAEPNVLAASLTTGWEKFKQGELVSYRVMALVLVVTAAIGVTYYILHSNSKVESAKWVEWDSLGTIASMEEYAKKNPNTIQGRLATLDVARIQLGQDGIDRFAAPDQDVRKKAVESVEKARESFTKLVDEFKDDPLLKTQCLLGCAKAEAALVGMTKEGQQDQFRGDPKKAVEWLDKVAESAPDTDWGKDSKKLADELRNLNTQDQVIKLQTSAYNIPAPTLPGLDPKMPRDPIHGGLPGTAP is encoded by the coding sequence ATGAGTACGGAACAACAACCGCCCGCGACCCAGCCCCTGGCCAAGACCGAACCGAAGGCGGAGCCGAACGTGCTCGCGGCGAGCCTCACGACCGGGTGGGAGAAATTCAAGCAGGGGGAGCTGGTCAGTTACCGGGTCATGGCGCTGGTTCTCGTCGTCACGGCGGCGATCGGGGTGACGTACTACATCCTCCACAGCAACAGTAAGGTCGAATCGGCCAAGTGGGTCGAGTGGGACTCGCTCGGGACGATCGCGTCGATGGAAGAGTACGCCAAGAAGAACCCGAACACGATCCAGGGCCGGCTCGCGACCCTCGACGTGGCCCGCATCCAGCTCGGGCAGGACGGCATCGACCGGTTCGCCGCGCCGGACCAAGACGTGCGCAAAAAGGCCGTCGAGAGCGTGGAGAAGGCCCGCGAGTCGTTCACCAAGTTGGTCGACGAGTTCAAGGACGATCCGCTCCTCAAGACGCAGTGCCTGCTCGGGTGCGCGAAGGCCGAGGCCGCGCTCGTGGGCATGACGAAAGAGGGCCAGCAGGACCAGTTCCGCGGCGACCCGAAGAAGGCCGTCGAGTGGCTCGACAAGGTCGCGGAATCCGCCCCGGACACGGACTGGGGCAAGGACAGCAAGAAGCTCGCCGACGAGCTCCGTAACCTGAACACCCAAGACCAAGTCATCAAGCTCCAGACGAGCGCGTACAACATCCCGGCGCCGACCCTCCCCGGACTCGACCCGAAGATGCCGCGCGACCCGATCCACGGCGGGCTCCCCGGTACCGCGCCGTAA